In Paenibacillus sp. BIC5C1, a genomic segment contains:
- the serA gene encoding phosphoglycerate dehydrogenase, which yields MYKVLVSDPISDLGIQQLVDANDVVVEKKTGLSEDELVAIIGDYDALLVRSQTRVTDRIMTAGTNLKVIGRAGVGVDNIDLEAATQRGIIVINAPDGNTITTCEHTFAMMMALARHIPQAYAKTIQGTWDRKTFLGVELRNKTLGVLGMGRIGSEVAKRAKAFGMDILAYDPFLTQDRAEKLQVKLASVDDIIRNADFMTVHTPLTPETRHMISRPQFEVMKKGMRIINCARGGVVDEMALVEAIDEGIVAGAAFDVFESEPPAADHPFLNHPSIIVTPHLGASTVEAQENVAIDVSEQVLHILRNEPFKNAVNMPAVAPTVMNKLQPYFKLGETLGSFAAQITQNAVQEIRIDYAGDLSEVDTSPLTRYIVKGILARHLGGEANIVNSMHLAKVRDLNVVVSQTSATKGFTNLITVTLVTNQDAEERRVAGTLLAGYGERIVRLDKFPVDIAPESHQVLISHNDKPGIIGRVGTLLGENEVNIASMQVGRKIIGGAAIMILTVDKEVPKDVLVQLAALQEINTAVEIVLN from the coding sequence ATGTACAAAGTGTTAGTGTCGGACCCCATTAGTGATCTGGGAATCCAGCAACTGGTGGATGCAAATGATGTTGTAGTTGAGAAGAAAACAGGTCTTAGCGAAGATGAGCTTGTTGCAATTATCGGCGATTATGACGCCCTTCTAGTTCGAAGTCAAACTCGTGTAACAGATCGAATTATGACGGCAGGTACAAACCTTAAAGTCATCGGACGTGCTGGCGTAGGTGTAGATAACATTGATTTGGAAGCTGCTACCCAACGCGGTATCATTGTTATTAACGCCCCTGACGGTAATACGATTACGACATGTGAGCATACATTTGCCATGATGATGGCACTGGCACGACATATTCCTCAGGCATATGCCAAAACCATTCAAGGTACTTGGGATCGTAAAACCTTCCTGGGTGTGGAGTTAAGAAATAAAACGCTGGGTGTGCTCGGTATGGGACGAATCGGTAGCGAAGTAGCTAAGCGTGCAAAAGCATTCGGAATGGATATTCTGGCTTACGATCCGTTCCTCACTCAAGATCGCGCGGAGAAACTTCAAGTTAAGCTGGCTAGTGTGGATGACATCATTCGCAATGCCGATTTCATGACTGTTCACACACCATTAACACCTGAGACACGCCATATGATTTCCCGCCCACAATTCGAAGTAATGAAAAAAGGTATGCGTATTATCAACTGTGCCCGTGGTGGAGTCGTTGACGAAATGGCACTTGTAGAAGCGATTGATGAAGGTATCGTTGCTGGTGCAGCATTCGACGTATTCGAGAGCGAACCACCGGCTGCTGATCACCCGTTCCTGAATCACCCTAGCATTATTGTGACGCCTCATCTTGGTGCATCCACAGTAGAAGCACAAGAAAATGTAGCAATCGACGTATCCGAGCAAGTCCTGCATATTCTGCGCAATGAACCGTTCAAAAACGCTGTTAACATGCCTGCTGTAGCTCCAACTGTAATGAACAAACTGCAGCCGTACTTTAAACTGGGTGAAACATTGGGCAGCTTTGCAGCTCAGATCACTCAAAATGCAGTTCAGGAAATCCGGATCGACTACGCTGGAGATCTGTCGGAAGTGGATACTTCTCCTTTAACTCGTTACATTGTAAAAGGTATTCTCGCAAGGCATTTAGGCGGAGAAGCCAATATTGTCAACTCCATGCATTTGGCTAAAGTGCGGGATCTCAACGTAGTGGTTAGCCAAACTTCGGCGACGAAAGGATTTACAAATCTGATTACCGTCACACTTGTAACGAATCAGGATGCCGAGGAGCGTCGTGTTGCGGGCACACTGCTTGCAGGTTATGGAGAGCGTATCGTGCGTCTGGACAAATTCCCAGTGGATATTGCTCCGGAAAGTCACCAAGTTCTGATTTCGCATAATGATAAACCGGGGATTATCGGACGTGTTGGAACTTTGCTTGGAGAGAATGAAGTTAACATCGCCTCCATGCAGGTCGGACGTAAAATCATTGGTGGGGCAGCGATCATGATTCTAACTGTAGATAAGGAAGTTCCAAAAGATGTACTTGTGCAACTTGCAGCTCTTCAGGAAATAAATACAGCCGTTGAAATAGTTCTGAATTAA
- a CDS encoding CPBP family intramembrane glutamic endopeptidase, with protein MKKLKFPKFKIQKAEPQQLTERLLLINLYFTQGLTLIIGVVWILLQKRNLFDVLAWPDSYQFIWWGLGLAGIMLVMDLVLSYVIPQESMDDGGINEMLFRNRPIWHIVCIAAIVAVCEELLFRGAIQHVLGPYWTSILFAVIHIRYLRHWIPTGWVFVSSYGLGWIYMQSGTLWAPILCHFIIDLVSGLAIRFRRGS; from the coding sequence ATGAAAAAATTAAAGTTTCCCAAGTTCAAGATTCAGAAGGCTGAACCACAGCAACTAACCGAGCGTTTGCTTCTGATCAATCTATACTTTACACAAGGGTTAACTTTGATCATTGGGGTTGTATGGATTTTATTGCAGAAGAGAAATCTCTTTGATGTGCTTGCGTGGCCAGACAGTTACCAGTTTATATGGTGGGGGCTTGGTCTTGCTGGCATTATGCTTGTTATGGACTTGGTTCTTTCTTATGTTATTCCTCAAGAAAGCATGGACGATGGGGGAATTAACGAAATGCTGTTTCGAAATCGTCCAATCTGGCACATTGTATGCATAGCAGCCATCGTTGCTGTTTGTGAAGAATTGTTATTTCGTGGAGCCATACAGCATGTGTTAGGTCCTTACTGGACAAGTATTTTATTTGCAGTTATCCATATACGCTATTTGCGGCACTGGATTCCGACTGGCTGGGTATTTGTTTCGAGTTATGGATTGGGTTGGATTTATATGCAATCCGGCACATTATGGGCGCCTATATTATGTCATTTTATCATTGATTTGGTGTCTGGATTAGCGATACGTTTTCGGAGGGGATCATGA
- a CDS encoding metallophosphoesterase, with product MAMVVLAWIVAVILAGIMLLVHMWREAHLHHIVSDEVEVPNLPSSFDGSKILYLSDIHKRMLKKNDLEHLRNQVDWVIIGGDVAEKGISWSIVRHNMNLLAYIAPTFTVYGNHDKRAGTVHLERIFRDTGVQLLQDSTTYLRKGNSMLCLVGIDYRSRQGDSLLAELESKDCKIAIVHDPLEALHLNAPVDLILSGHTHGGQLVIPGLGPVFLNKTYRSVSSGWFSLKKDNNDTEQQGKILVSKGYGTNHLPLRLCCPAEMHIITLRMLSNKQP from the coding sequence ATGGCCATGGTAGTGCTGGCGTGGATCGTTGCCGTTATTTTGGCTGGGATTATGTTACTGGTTCATATGTGGCGTGAGGCGCATCTTCATCATATTGTTTCAGATGAGGTTGAAGTGCCCAATTTGCCCTCTTCTTTTGATGGCAGCAAAATCCTGTATTTATCTGATATTCATAAACGTATGTTGAAAAAGAATGATTTGGAACATCTTCGCAATCAGGTGGACTGGGTTATCATTGGGGGAGATGTGGCAGAAAAAGGGATTTCATGGTCTATCGTCAGACATAATATGAACTTGTTAGCTTATATTGCCCCTACCTTCACAGTGTATGGGAACCATGACAAAAGAGCAGGAACTGTGCATCTCGAACGTATATTTCGAGATACGGGCGTTCAACTCTTACAGGATTCTACCACTTACCTTCGTAAAGGGAATAGCATGTTATGCCTGGTTGGAATTGATTATCGTTCACGGCAAGGCGATTCGCTGCTTGCAGAATTGGAAAGCAAAGATTGCAAGATTGCTATTGTCCATGATCCATTAGAAGCTCTTCACTTGAATGCACCTGTTGATCTGATATTGAGTGGTCACACACACGGCGGACAATTAGTAATTCCTGGCTTAGGCCCTGTCTTTCTTAACAAAACGTACCGCTCCGTGTCTAGCGGATGGTTTTCTTTGAAAAAGGATAATAATGATACCGAGCAACAAGGAAAAATATTGGTTAGCAAAGGATACGGAACAAATCATTTGCCGCTCAGACTTTGTTGTCCCGCAGAGATGCATATCATTACTTTGCGAATGCTCTCAAACAAACAGCCTTGA
- a CDS encoding BclA C-terminal domain-containing protein: MSDERKRVNIKAFLEGRSFRAGSPFIPITSSEVEQFESILKALAVTIPSAVSQPTATNIIALQNSLRSLLNFVNTSGFRAGVKAELQSVLELTIAGSEVLPVAVINLAGNLQNLLDDLLSVTLLLEVPPTEKDKLVGLIRSISVSLSRATSSFGTSGAPGPPGPPGFPGVPGVPGVPGPAGPGGAAGPVGPVGPVGPQGVPGPQGLPGAGLYDISVFDPAQAPSYVLGQVVSYNGSLYVVDVNSPTGVPGSSPDYTLFLSGGTTGATGAGLSGSVPFDPALSQGYPAGQIVTFGGSTYITNVASPTGTPGSSTDYTLLAAAGATGATGATGVGLGGSVPFDPAVAPTYPAGQVVTFEGSTYITNVASPTGTPGTSPDYTLLAGAGPSGATGATGIGLSGILPFDPAVAPTYPAGQIVTFDGSTYITNVAPPTGTPGTSPDYTLLAGAGATGSTGATGVGLNGAVPFDPAVAPTYPAGQVVTFDGSTYITNVASPTGTPGTSPDYTLIAGAGPTGPTGVTGATGVGLSGIVPFDPAVAPTYPAGQVVTFDGSTYITNVASPTGTPGTSPDYTLLAGAGVTGATGATGVGLNGVVPFDPAVAPTYPAGQVVTFDGSTYIANVASPTGTPGTSPDYTLLAGAGATGVTGATGIGVTGATGAGLTGVVPFDPAVAPTYPAGQVVTFDGSTYIANVASPTGTPGTSPDYTLLAGAGATGVTGATGVGVTGATGDPGATGATGAGLTGVVPFDPAVAPTYPAGQVVTFDGSTYIANVASPTGTPGTSPDYTLLAGAGATGATGATGIGVTGATGDPGATGATGAGLTGVVPFDPAVAPTYPAGQVVTFDGSTYIANVASPTGTPGTSPDYTLLAGAGATGATGATGIGVTGATGDPGATGATGAGLTGVVPFDPAVAPTYPAGQVVTFDGSTYIANVASPTGTPGTSPDYTLLAGAGATGVTGATGVGVTGATGDPGATGATGAGLTGVVPFDPAVAPTYPAGQVVTFDGSTYIANVASPTGTPGTSPDYTLLAGAGATGATGATGIGVTGATGDPGATGATGAGLTGVVPFDPAVAPTYPAGQVVTFDGSTYIANVASPTGTPGTSPDYTLLAGAGATGVTGATGVGVSGATGVTGTTGITGTTGVTGITGATGIGVTGPTGATGITGVTGETGITGVTGITGATGIGVTGSTGATGITGITGITGETGVTGVTGITGATGIGVTGSTGATGISGVTGETGVTGVTGITGATGIGVTGSTGATGITGVTGETGVTGVTGITGATGIGVTGSTGATGITGVTGQTGITGVTGITGATGIGVTGSTGATGITGVIGQTGITGVTGITGATGIGVTGSTGATGITGVTGETGITGVTGITGATGVSVTGSTGATGVTGITGSTGVGVTGSTGATGVTGLTGATGVAIGITGATGVTGITGTTGVSGTTGVTGATGASVTGGTGATGASGGTGTTGATGATGASVTGSTGSTGFSGATGATGVTGATGATGVSVTGATGATGATGGTGATGATGTSVTSNSAYSENTSGTILVLLGGTLIPLPNNQNIGTGITINGANDTFTLANAGRYYISYKINLTAALAIQSRILLNGTAIPASVVSPLLSLSQLQSDFIVTVTAGSTIQFQLFGLAATAVLSPPGATINIIQLA, encoded by the coding sequence ATGTCTGATGAAAGAAAACGGGTCAATATTAAAGCTTTTCTGGAAGGAAGATCGTTTCGGGCAGGATCACCCTTTATTCCAATAACATCGAGTGAAGTGGAGCAGTTTGAATCGATTTTAAAAGCGTTGGCAGTGACTATTCCTTCAGCTGTCAGTCAGCCTACTGCGACTAATATAATTGCGTTGCAAAACAGTTTACGGAGCTTGCTCAACTTTGTTAATACCTCTGGTTTCCGAGCTGGAGTGAAAGCGGAGTTGCAATCCGTTCTGGAACTAACCATTGCAGGTTCTGAAGTTCTGCCTGTAGCTGTTATTAATCTAGCAGGCAACTTGCAAAATTTACTCGATGATTTATTAAGTGTGACGTTACTTTTGGAAGTTCCTCCTACGGAAAAAGACAAACTGGTCGGGCTGATTCGATCCATATCCGTATCATTGAGTCGTGCTACCAGTTCATTTGGTACATCGGGAGCCCCTGGTCCTCCAGGTCCCCCTGGATTTCCAGGAGTTCCGGGTGTACCTGGAGTGCCAGGTCCAGCCGGGCCAGGAGGAGCAGCTGGACCCGTAGGACCTGTAGGACCTGTAGGTCCTCAAGGCGTACCAGGACCGCAGGGGTTGCCAGGAGCTGGACTATATGATATTTCCGTGTTTGATCCCGCTCAGGCACCTAGCTATGTGCTAGGTCAAGTTGTTTCGTATAATGGCAGTCTTTATGTTGTAGATGTCAATAGCCCCACGGGTGTGCCGGGAAGTTCTCCAGACTACACGTTGTTTTTGTCAGGCGGAACAACTGGAGCAACAGGGGCAGGTTTATCAGGCTCTGTTCCGTTTGATCCGGCGCTCTCACAAGGTTATCCGGCAGGACAAATTGTAACCTTTGGCGGTAGTACCTACATTACTAATGTGGCATCGCCAACGGGAACACCAGGCAGTTCAACAGATTATACTTTGCTAGCAGCGGCCGGAGCTACTGGAGCTACTGGGGCAACGGGTGTGGGACTCGGTGGTTCTGTTCCGTTTGATCCCGCAGTTGCACCAACTTATCCGGCGGGTCAGGTCGTAACATTTGAGGGCAGCACTTATATTACAAATGTGGCATCGCCAACAGGAACTCCCGGTACTTCACCGGACTATACACTCTTGGCAGGTGCAGGACCTTCAGGGGCAACGGGAGCGACAGGCATAGGTTTAAGTGGAATATTACCGTTTGATCCGGCGGTAGCACCAACCTATCCAGCGGGTCAAATAGTGACGTTTGACGGTAGTACCTATATTACTAATGTAGCTCCACCAACTGGAACCCCAGGTACATCACCAGACTACACATTGCTTGCAGGCGCAGGAGCCACCGGTTCAACCGGAGCAACAGGCGTGGGCTTGAATGGAGCAGTTCCGTTTGACCCAGCAGTAGCACCAACGTATCCTGCGGGTCAAGTTGTAACTTTCGATGGCAGTACGTATATAACAAATGTGGCATCGCCAACGGGAACGCCGGGAACATCCCCGGATTATACGTTGATTGCAGGCGCAGGGCCAACAGGGCCTACGGGTGTAACGGGAGCGACTGGAGTAGGTTTGAGCGGGATTGTACCTTTTGATCCAGCAGTAGCGCCAACGTATCCAGCGGGTCAAGTCGTGACGTTTGATGGCAGTACGTACATTACCAATGTTGCATCGCCAACAGGGACGCCGGGAACATCCCCAGATTACACTTTGCTTGCAGGTGCAGGTGTTACAGGTGCAACCGGAGCAACAGGCGTAGGCTTGAATGGAGTAGTACCGTTTGATCCAGCAGTAGCCCCAACGTATCCAGCGGGTCAAGTCGTGACGTTTGATGGCAGTACGTATATTGCAAACGTGGCATCGCCAACAGGCACCCCGGGAACATCGCCGGATTACACATTATTGGCGGGTGCGGGTGCTACGGGTGTAACAGGGGCAACGGGCATCGGTGTAACGGGCGCCACCGGTGCGGGCCTGACAGGCGTCGTCCCATTCGACCCGGCAGTAGCACCAACGTATCCAGCGGGTCAAGTGGTTACGTTTGATGGCAGTACGTATATTGCAAACGTGGCATCGCCAACAGGCACCCCAGGAACATCGCCGGATTACACATTATTAGCTGGTGCGGGAGCTACGGGTGTAACAGGGGCAACGGGAGTAGGCGTAACGGGCGCCACCGGAGATCCCGGTGCAACGGGCGCCACTGGTGCAGGCCTGACAGGCGTCGTCCCATTCGACCCGGCAGTAGCACCAACGTATCCAGCGGGTCAAGTGGTTACGTTTGATGGCAGTACGTATATTGCAAACGTGGCATCGCCAACAGGCACCCCAGGAACATCGCCGGATTACACATTATTGGCGGGTGCAGGAGCCACGGGTGCCACAGGGGCAACCGGCATTGGTGTAACGGGCGCCACCGGAGATCCCGGTGCAACGGGAGCCACTGGTGCAGGCCTGACAGGCGTCGTCCCATTCGACCCGGCAGTAGCACCAACGTATCCAGCGGGTCAAGTGGTTACGTTTGATGGCAGTACGTATATCGCGAACGTGGCATCGCCAACAGGCACCCCAGGAACATCGCCGGATTACACATTATTGGCGGGTGCAGGAGCCACGGGTGCCACAGGGGCAACCGGCATTGGTGTAACGGGCGCCACCGGAGATCCCGGTGCAACGGGAGCCACTGGTGCAGGCCTGACAGGCGTCGTCCCATTCGACCCGGCAGTAGCACCAACGTATCCAGCGGGTCAAGTGGTTACGTTTGATGGCAGTACGTATATCGCGAACGTGGCATCGCCAACAGGCACACCGGGAACATCGCCGGATTACACATTATTGGCGGGTGCGGGTGCTACGGGTGTAACAGGGGCAACGGGAGTAGGCGTAACGGGCGCCACCGGAGATCCCGGTGCAACAGGAGCCACCGGTGCGGGCCTGACAGGCGTCGTCCCATTCGACCCGGCAGTAGCTCCAACCTACCCAGCGGGTCAAGTGGTTACGTTTGATGGCAGTACGTATATTGCAAACGTGGCATCGCCAACAGGAACCCCGGGAACATCGCCGGATTACACATTATTGGCGGGTGCAGGAGCCACGGGTGCCACAGGGGCAACCGGCATTGGTGTAACGGGCGCAACCGGAGATCCCGGTGCAACGGGCGCCACCGGTGCGGGCCTGACAGGCGTCGTCCCATTCGACCCAGCAGTAGCGCCAACGTATCCAGCGGGTCAAGTCGTGACGTTTGATGGCAGTACGTATATTGCAAACGTGGCATCGCCAACAGGCACCCCGGGAACATCTCCGGATTACACATTATTAGCGGGCGCAGGAGCTACGGGTGTAACAGGTGCAACGGGCGTCGGTGTATCGGGCGCAACCGGAGTCACTGGAACAACGGGAATAACCGGAACCACCGGGGTTACAGGAATAACGGGAGCCACAGGAATCGGTGTTACGGGACCGACAGGAGCCACCGGAATAACAGGGGTGACGGGAGAGACCGGAATAACCGGGGTTACAGGAATAACGGGAGCCACAGGAATCGGTGTTACGGGATCGACAGGAGCTACTGGAATAACAGGAATAACCGGAATAACGGGAGAGACAGGAGTAACCGGGGTTACAGGAATAACGGGAGCCACAGGAATCGGTGTTACGGGATCGACAGGAGCTACTGGAATTTCAGGAGTGACGGGAGAGACAGGAGTAACCGGGGTTACGGGAATAACGGGAGCCACAGGAATCGGTGTTACGGGATCGACAGGAGCTACTGGAATAACAGGAGTGACAGGAGAGACAGGAGTAACCGGGGTTACGGGAATAACGGGAGCCACAGGAATCGGTGTTACGGGATCGACAGGAGCTACTGGAATAACAGGAGTGACAGGACAGACAGGAATAACCGGGGTTACAGGAATAACGGGAGCCACAGGAATCGGTGTTACGGGATCGACAGGAGCTACTGGAATAACAGGAGTGATAGGACAGACCGGAATAACCGGGGTTACAGGAATAACGGGAGCCACAGGAATCGGTGTTACGGGATCGACAGGAGCTACTGGAATAACGGGAGTGACGGGAGAGACCGGAATAACCGGGGTTACAGGAATAACGGGAGCCACGGGTGTCAGTGTCACGGGATCGACAGGAGCCACCGGAGTAACGGGAATAACGGGATCGACAGGAGTCGGTGTTACGGGATCGACAGGAGCCACCGGGGTAACGGGATTAACGGGTGCAACGGGCGTTGCGATTGGAATCACTGGAGCCACGGGTGTGACTGGAATTACAGGGACTACAGGAGTTAGTGGAACAACTGGGGTTACAGGAGCTACAGGGGCCAGTGTAACTGGAGGAACAGGCGCGACAGGAGCAAGCGGAGGAACTGGTACTACAGGGGCAACAGGAGCAACAGGAGCTAGTGTAACTGGAAGCACAGGATCGACTGGATTTAGTGGAGCCACAGGAGCTACTGGAGTAACAGGAGCAACAGGTGCTACCGGAGTGAGCGTCACAGGAGCCACAGGCGCGACAGGAGCCACCGGGGGAACTGGTGCAACAGGAGCCACAGGAACCTCTGTAACATCTAACTCGGCATATAGTGAGAACACAAGTGGTACCATTCTTGTACTTTTGGGTGGAACACTGATTCCATTGCCGAATAACCAAAATATCGGCACTGGCATAACCATCAATGGAGCGAATGATACTTTCACTCTTGCCAATGCAGGGCGTTACTATATCTCTTATAAAATAAATCTAACAGCCGCACTTGCTATTCAATCCCGTATTTTACTAAACGGAACAGCAATTCCGGCGAGTGTAGTTTCGCCATTACTTTCCCTCAGTCAGTTGCAGTCTGACTTTATTGTGACGGTAACTGCTGGATCAACAATCCAGTTCCAATTATTTGGGCTAGCTGCTACAGCTGTTCTCTCCCCTCCAGGAGCGACAATAAACATTATTCAATTAGCCTAA